A portion of the Girardinichthys multiradiatus isolate DD_20200921_A chromosome 23, DD_fGirMul_XY1, whole genome shotgun sequence genome contains these proteins:
- the LOC124860156 gene encoding uncharacterized protein LOC124860156 — protein MDCRRFVNIRKDYTVYSGLNAYYIENIMSKGRFGLVARCKNVESDEIVALKVTERCSQNIGEKESDVLRKLREFDLDKLNVVRLYENFEYEKQVCMVFENLDISLNDYIKMRNYAPMDVSDIRVVAKQILVALDFLKGIGLTHRDVRPDNIMLVDRVSQPLRVKLIGFRLAEDTSKLNEDVKQPVGYRAPEVFLKLAMDEGVDMWGLGCSLAFLYIGYHLFPTHCEYECMRVMVRMFGKPEKYILDSGGDVESFFSLVSQNPSYWLFKSPHEYTRQTGKEVRPPVGVFQFGLKSMDRIHHTISPDPFKKDDWQLFLNLLKDMLHMTPPKRITPNEALKHDFITMNHLSGASDSPYVTASFEKMESCCFTSKDVSVFSGSQKKSKSPPSDELSGQKQEVPGKSFTRTTSPGNISAKTVVGETYIALSSCGATTKSLILGELCGEKQEEPVRLNSRTITPESVSRVSLEGDARDKLKYVTPIGVSAKSPDLRLFSGQNQAKPISLSRTATPERISSESLKAHKVDSFKSVGQATQISLKSKTITSGTVSSRTLEGNTESKLKYVSHVGATAESPVLTHFPGQKQEEPVRLNSRTITPESVSRVSLEGDARDKLKYVTPNGASAKSPDLRPISGQNQAKPISSSRTATPERISSESLKAHKVDSFKSVGQATQISLRSKTITSGTVSSRTLEGNTESKLKYVSHVGATAESPVLTHFPGQKQEEPVRLNSRTITPESVSRVSLEGDARDKLKYVTPNGASAKSPDLRPISGQNQAKPISSSRIATPERISSESLKAHKVDSFKSVGQATQISLRSKTITSGTVSSRTLEGNTESKLKYVSHFGATAESPVLTHFPGQKQEEPVRLNSRTITPESVSRVSLEGDAIDKLEYVTPIGVSAKSPDLRLFSGQNQAKPISLSRTATPERISSESLKAHKVDCFQSVGQATQISLKSKTITSGTVSSRTLEGNTESKLKYVSHVGATAESPVLIHFPGQKQEEPVRLNSRTITPESVSRVSLEGDAIDKLEYVTPIGVSAKSPDLRLFSGQNQAKPISLSRTATPERISSESLKAHKVDCFQSVGQATQISLKSKTITSGTVSSRTLEGNTESKLKYVSHVGATAESPVLIHFPGQKQEEPVRLNSRTITPESVSRVSLEGDARDKLKYVTPNGASAKSPDLRPFSGQNQAKPISSSRTATPERISSESLKAHKVDSFKSVGQATQISLRSKTITSGTVSSGTLEGNTESKLKYVSHVGATAESPVLTHFPGQKQEEPVRLNSRTITPESVSRVSLEGDARDKLKYVTPNGASAKSPDLRPFSGQNQAKPISSSRTATPERIFSESLKAHKVDSFKSVGQATQISLRSKTITSGTVSSRTLEGNTESKLKYVSHVGATAESPVLTHFPGQKQEEPVRLNSRTITPESVSRVSLEGDARDKLKYVTPNGVSAKSPDMRPISGQNQAKPISSSRTATPERISSESLKAHKVDCFKSVNPAGESLTYPLSKDICNQIQEIPTRSNKKTATFLINSPPTKAVKTKNNNEVKTLSPVGTVIHNKFQVSAEVSVKKPTDIKQSDNLDRARPPTFVTDPITKKKTFATSSENEAGGFVEVKTKNTCFRRLRSFFSRIF, from the exons atGGACTGCCGTCGATTTGTTAACATCAGGAAAGATTATACTGTCTATAGTGGTTTAAATGCCTACTACATTGAGAATATTATGTCAAAAGGACGTTTTGGACTAGTCGCCCGCTGTAAGAATGTTGAAAGTGATGAAATCGTGGCCTTAAAAGTCACTGAACGTTGCTCTCAGAACATTGGAGAGAAAGAATCAGATGTTTTGAGAAAGCTCAGAGAATTTGACCTGGACAAACTTAATGTCGTCAGATTGTATGAAAATTTTGAATACGAAAAACAGGTTTGCATGGTCTTTGAGAACCTGGACATTTCTTTAAATGACTATATAAAAATGAGAAATTATGCTCCTATGGATGTAAGTGATATCAGAGTGGTTGCTAAACAAATTCTTGTGGCCCTGGATTTCCTAAAAGGCATTGGTCTGACGCATAGAGATGTTAGACCTGATAATATTATGCTTGTGGATCGTGTATCACAGCCTCTCAGGGTAAAACTAATCGGTTTCCGTCTGGCTGAAGACACGTCTAAACTGAATGAGGATGTCAAACAGCCCGTTGGTTACAGAGCCCCTGAGGTTTTTCTCAAACTTGCGATGGACGAGGGTGTAGACATGTGGGGTCTTGGCTGTAGCTTGGCTTTTCTGTACATTGGCTACCATTTGTTTCCAACCCATTGTGAATATGAATGCATGAGGGTGATGGTGAGGATGTTCGGTAAGCCAGAGAAATATATACTGGACAGTGGAGGAGATGTAGAGTCATTTTTTTCGCTTGTCTCGCAAAATCCATCTTATTGGCTATTTAAAAGCCCACATGAATACACAAGACAAACAGGGAAGGAGGTTAGACCTCCTGTTGGAGTGTTTCAATTTGGCTTGAAATCTATGGATAGAATTCACCACACAATCTCACCCGATCCCTTTAAAAAAGACGATTGGCAGTTGTTCCTAAACCTCCTCAAGGATATGCTGCACATGACCCCCCCAAAAAGGATCACCCCCAATGAGGCATTAAAGCACGACTTCATTACCATGAACCATCTGTCTGGTGCCAGCGATAGTCCCTATGTAACTGCGTCCTTTGAGAAAATGGAATCCTGCTGTTTTACCTCCAAAGATGTTTCAGTGTTTTCCGGCAGTCAAAAAAAGTCAAAGTCACCGCCTTCAGACGAGCTCTCTGGTCAGAAGCAAGAAGTCCCAGGGAAATCATTTACTAGGACAACTTCTCCTGGCAATATTTCCGCTAAGACTGTTGTAGGAGAAACATATATAGCTTTAAGTTCGTGTGGTGCGACTACAAAGTCCCTAATCCTGGGTGAACTATGTGGTGAGAAACAAGAAGAACCAGTCAGACTAAACAGCAGGACCATCACTCCTGAGAGTGTTTCTAGAGTGAGTTTAGAAGGAGACGCAAGAGATAAACTTAAATATGTAACTCCTATTGGAGTAAGTGCAAAGTCCCCTGATTTGAGGCTTTTCTCTGGTCAAAACCAAGCAAAACCAATCAGTTTGAGCAGGACTGCTACACCTGAGAGGATTTCCAGTGAAAGTCTGAAAGCACACAAGGTTGATAGTTTTAAGTCTGTAGGTCAAGCAACACAAATCAGTTTGAAAAGCAAGACCATCACTTCTGGGACAGTTTCCAGTAGGACTTTAGAAGGAAACACAGAATCTAAACTTAAGTATGTAAGTCATGTTGGAGCGACTGCAGAGTCCCCTGTTTTGACCCATTTCCCTGGTCAGAAACAAGAAGAACCAGTCAGACTAAACAGCAGGACCATCACTCCTGAGAGTGTTTCTAGAGTGAGTTTAGAAGGAGACGCAAGAGATAAACTTAAATATGTAACTCCTAATGGAGCAAGTGCAAAGTCCCCTGATTTGAGGCCTATCTCTGGTCAAAACCAAGCAAAACCAATCAGTTCGAGCAGGACTGCTACACCTGAGAGGATTTCCAGTGAAAGTCTGAAAGCACACAAGGTTGATAGTTTTAAGTCTGTAGGTCAAGCAACACAAATCAGTTTGAGAAGCAAGACCATCACTTCTGGGACAGTTTCCAGTAGGACTTTAGAAGGAAACACAGAATCTAAACTTAAGTATGTAAGTCATGTTGGAGCGACTGCAGAGTCCCCTGTTTTGACCCATTTCCCTGGTCAGAAACAAGAAGAACCAGTCAGACTAAACAGCAGGACCATCACTCCTGAGAGTGTTTCTAGAGTGAGTTTAGAAGGAGACGCAAGAGATAAACTTAAATATGTAACTCCTAATGGAGCAAGTGCAAAGTCCCCTGATTTGAGGCCTATCTCTGGTCAAAACCAAGCAAAACCAATCAGTTCGAGCAGGATTGCTACACCTGAGAGGATTTCCAGTGAAAGTCTGAAAGCACACAAGGTTGATAGTTTTAAGTCTGTAGGTCAAGCAACACAAATCAGTTTGAGAAGCAAGACCATCACTTCTGGGACAGTTTCCAGTAGGACTTTAGAAGGAAACACAGAATCTAAACTTAAGTATGTAAGTCATTTTGGAGCGACTGCAGAGTCCCCTGTTTTGACCCATTTCCCTGGTCAGAAACAAGAAGAACCAGTCAGACTAAACAGCAGGACCATCACTCCTGAGAGTGTTTCTAGAGTGAGTTTAGAAGGAGACGCAATAGATAAACTTGAATATGTAACTCCTATTGGAGTAAGTGCAAAGTCCCCTGATTTGAGGCTTTTCTCTGGTCAAAACCAAGCAAAACCAATCAGTTTGAGCAGGACTGCTACACCTGAGAGGATTTCCAGTGAAAGTCTGAAAGCACACAAGGTTGATTGTTTTCAGTCTGTAGGTCAAGCAACACAAATCAGTTTGAAAAGCAAGACCATCACTTCTGGGACAGTTTCCAGTAGGACTTTAGAAGGAAACACAGAATCTAAACTTAAGTATGTAAGTCATGTTGGAGCGACTGCAGAGTCCCCTGTTTTGATCCATTTCCCTGGTCAGAAACAAGAAGAACCAGTCAGACTAAACAGCAGGACCATCACTCCTGAGAGTGTTTCTAGAGTGAGTTTAGAAGGAGACGCAATAGATAAACTTGAATATGTAACTCCTATTGGAGTAAGTGCAAAGTCCCCTGATTTGAGGCTTTTCTCTGGTCAAAACCAAGCAAAACCAATCAGTTTGAGCAGGACTGCTACACCTGAGAGGATTTCCAGTGAAAGTCTGAAAGCACACAAGGTTGATTGTTTTCAGTCTGTAGGTCAAGCAACACAAATCAGTTTGAAAAGCAAGACCATCACTTCTGGGACAGTTTCCAGTAGGACTTTAGAAGGAAACACAGAATCTAAACTTAAGTATGTAAGTCATGTTGGAGCGACTGCAGAGTCCCCTGTTTTGATCCATTTCCCTGGTCAGAAACAAGAAGAACCAGTCAGACTAAACAGCAGGACCATCACTCCTGAGAGTGTTTCTAGAGTGAGTTTAGAAGGAGACGCAAGAGATAAACTTAAATATGTAACTCCTAATGGAGCAAGTGCAAAGTCCCCTGATTTGAGGCCTTTCTCTGGTCAAAACCAAGCAAAACCAATCAGTTCGAGCAGGACTGCTACACCTGAGAGGATTTCCAGTGAAAGTCTGAAAGCACACAAGGTTGATAGTTTTAAGTCTGTAGGTCAAGCAACACAAATCAGTTTGAGAAGCAAGACCATCACTTCTGGGACAGTTTCCAGTGGGACTTTAGAAGGAAACACAGAATCTAAACTTAAGTATGTAAGTCATGTTGGAGCGACTGCAGAGTCCCCTGTTTTGACCCATTTCCCTGGTCAGAAACAAGAAGAACCAGTCAGACTAAACAGCAGGACCATCACTCCTGAGAGTGTTTCTAGAGTGAGTTTAGAAGGAGACGCAAGAGATAAACTTAAATATGTAACTCCTAATGGAGCAAGTGCAAAGTCCCCTGATTTGAGGCCTTTCTCTGGTCAAAACCAAGCAAAACCAATCAGTTCGAGCAGGACTGCTACACCTGAGAGGATTTTCAGTGAAAGTCTGAAAGCACACAAGGTTGATAGTTTTAAGTCTGTAGGTCAAGCAACACAAATCAGTTTGAGAAGCAAGACCATCACTTCTGGGACAGTTTCCAGTAGGACTTTAGAAGGAAACACAGAATCTAAACTTAAGTATGTAAGTCATGTTGGAGCGACTGCAGAGTCCCCTGTTTTGACCCATTTCCCTGGTCAGAAACAAGAAGAACCAGTCAGACTAAACAGCAGGACCATCACTCCTGAGAGTGTTTCTAGAGTGAGTTTAGAAGGAGACGCAAGAGATAAACTTAAATATGTAACTCCTAATGGAGTAAGTGCAAAGTCCCCTGATATGAGGCCTATCTCTGGTCAAAACCAAGCAAAACCAATCAGTTCGAGCAGGACTGCTACACCTGAGAGGATTTCCAGTGAAAGTCTGAAAGCACACAAG GTTGATTGTTTTAAGTCTGTCAATCCAGCTGGAGAAAGTTTAACCTATCCACTCTCAAAAGATATTTGTAATCAAATACAAGAAATACCGACCagatcaaacaaaaaaacagccacTTTTCTCATTAATTCTCCTCCCACTAAAGctgtaaaaaccaaaaataacaaTGAAGTTAAAACATTAAGTCCAGTCGGTACCGTTATACACAACAAGTTCCAAGTCTCAGCTGAAGTCTCTGTTAAGAAACCCACTGACATCAAACAATCAGACAACTTGGACAGAGCCAGACCTCCAACTTTTGTGACTGATCctatcacaaagaaaaaaacatttgctacAAGCTCAGAGAACGAAGCAGGTGGCTTTGTCgaggttaaaacaaaaaatacatgttttaggAGGTTGAGGAGCTTTTTCTCAAGAATATTCTAA
- the hars gene encoding histidine--tRNA ligase isoform X2, whose product MEDKAQIQEAIKIQGEVVRKLKSEKASKEQIDEEVSKLLELKARLGGDDGKHQFVLKTPKGTRDYNPKQMAIREKVFNTITRCFKRHGAETIDTPVFELKETLTGKYGEDSKLIYDLKDQGGELLSLRYDLTVPFARYLAMNKITNIKRYHIAKVYRRDNPAMTRGRYREFYQCDFDIAGQYDAMIPDAECLKIVHEILSELELGDFRIKVNDRRILDGMFAVCGVPDDKFRTICSTVDKLDKMPWEDVKKEMVNEKGLSEEAADQIGEYVSLQGGMDLAERLLLDPRMSQSKQACTGLSDIKLLFSYLQLFQVTDRVVFDLSLARGLDYYTGVIYEAVLTQAGVAPVSSDAPNGAEESVSVGSVAGGGRYDGLVGMFDPKGRKVPCVGVSIGIERIFSIMEQKAEASAEKVRTTEVQVLVASAQKNLLEERLRLVTELWNAGIKAEVMYKKNPKLLSQLQLCEETGIPLVAILGEQELKDGVVKLRVVATREEVDISRSDLIGEIKRRTSEA is encoded by the exons ATGGAAGACAAAGCACAGATTCAAGAGGCCATTAAAATCCAAGGGGAAGTAGTTCGGAAGCTAAAATCCGAGAAGGCGAGCAAAGAGCAG atCGATGAAGAAGTATCCAAACTGCTGGAGCTGAAGGCTCGTTTGGGAGGAGATGATGGCAAACATCAGTTTGTGCTCAAAACACCAAAG GGAACAAGGGACTACAACCCAAAGCAGATGGCAATCAGAGAGAAAGTCTTCAACACCATCACTCGCTGCTTTAAACGCCACGGAGCTGAGACCATCGACACACCTGTGTTTGAACTAAAG GAAACGTTGACAGGGAAGTATGGAGAAGATTCCAAGCTCATCTATGACCTGAAAGACCAGGGAGGAGAGCTGCTGTCTCTAAGATACGACCTCACT GTGCCCTTTGCGCGCTACCTGGCCATGAACAAGATCACCAACATCAAGCGCTACCACATCGCTAAGGTGTATCGCCGTGACAACCCCGCCATGACCCGAGGCCGCTACAGAGAGTTTTATCAGTGT gaTTTCGACATAGCCGGTCAATACGACGCCATGATACCAGATGCAGAGTGTCTGAAGATCGTCCATGAAATTCTTAGTGAGCTGGAGCTCGGAGATTTCCGCATTAAG GTCAACGACAGGCGCATCCTGGATGGGATGTTTGCGGTTTGTGGAGTTCCAGATGACAAGTTCCGCACCATCTGTTCAACTGTGGATAAGCTGGATAAG ATGCCCTGGGAGGATGTGAAGAAGGAGATGGTGAACGAAAAGGGCTTGTCTGAGGAGGCTGCAGACCAGATAGGGGAGTACGTCAGCCTGCAAG GGGGAATGGACCTGGCAGAGCGCCTCCTACTGGACCCCAGGATGTCCCAGAGTAAGCAGGCCTGTACTGGCCTGTCAGACATTAAGCTTCTGTTCAGCTacctgcagctcttccaggtCACAGACAGG GTAGTGTTTGATCTCAGTTTGGCCCGTGGGCTGGATTATTATACCGGAGTCATTTATGAGGCGGTGCTGACTCAGGCTGgcgtggccccagtgtccagcGATGCCCCGAACGGGGCAGAGGAAAGCGTCAGCGTGGGGAGTGTGGCCGGAGGGGGCCGATACGATGGCCTGGTGGGCATGTTTGACCCCAAGGGCAGGAAGGTGCCGTGTGTGGGAGTCAGCATCGGCATCGAAAGGATCTTCTCCATCATGGAGCAGAAGGCTGAG GCATCAGCAGAGAAGGTCCGTACTACAGAGGTTCAGGTCCTGGTGGCGTCTGCTCAGAAGAACCTGCTAGAGGAGAGACTCAGGCTTGTCACTGAACTCTGGAATGCTGGCATTAAG GCTGAGGTGATGTACAAGAAGAACCCCAAACTGCTGAGTCAGCTTCAGCTCTGTGAGGAGACAGGGATCCCCCTGGTTGCCATACTGGGAGAACAGGAGCTGAAGGATGGAGTGGTCAAATTGCGAGTGGTGGCCACCAGAGAGGAG GTTGATATATCCCGATCTGATCTCATTGGTGAGATCAAGAGAAGAACCTCTGAGGCATGA
- the hars gene encoding histidine--tRNA ligase isoform X1, whose translation MTMLALSCVRGCSGLVAFRTAWHLQHLHFVSGITVAQIDEEVSKLLELKARLGGDDGKHQFVLKTPKGTRDYNPKQMAIREKVFNTITRCFKRHGAETIDTPVFELKETLTGKYGEDSKLIYDLKDQGGELLSLRYDLTVPFARYLAMNKITNIKRYHIAKVYRRDNPAMTRGRYREFYQCDFDIAGQYDAMIPDAECLKIVHEILSELELGDFRIKVNDRRILDGMFAVCGVPDDKFRTICSTVDKLDKMPWEDVKKEMVNEKGLSEEAADQIGEYVSLQGGMDLAERLLLDPRMSQSKQACTGLSDIKLLFSYLQLFQVTDRVVFDLSLARGLDYYTGVIYEAVLTQAGVAPVSSDAPNGAEESVSVGSVAGGGRYDGLVGMFDPKGRKVPCVGVSIGIERIFSIMEQKAEASAEKVRTTEVQVLVASAQKNLLEERLRLVTELWNAGIKAEVMYKKNPKLLSQLQLCEETGIPLVAILGEQELKDGVVKLRVVATREEVDISRSDLIGEIKRRTSEA comes from the exons ATGACCATGCTGGCTCTGTCCTGTGTCCGTGGCTGCTCTGGTCTGGTGGCGTTCCGGACTGCATGGCATCTTCAACACCTGCATTTTGTCTCTGGCATCACTGTGGCTCAG atCGATGAAGAAGTATCCAAACTGCTGGAGCTGAAGGCTCGTTTGGGAGGAGATGATGGCAAACATCAGTTTGTGCTCAAAACACCAAAG GGAACAAGGGACTACAACCCAAAGCAGATGGCAATCAGAGAGAAAGTCTTCAACACCATCACTCGCTGCTTTAAACGCCACGGAGCTGAGACCATCGACACACCTGTGTTTGAACTAAAG GAAACGTTGACAGGGAAGTATGGAGAAGATTCCAAGCTCATCTATGACCTGAAAGACCAGGGAGGAGAGCTGCTGTCTCTAAGATACGACCTCACT GTGCCCTTTGCGCGCTACCTGGCCATGAACAAGATCACCAACATCAAGCGCTACCACATCGCTAAGGTGTATCGCCGTGACAACCCCGCCATGACCCGAGGCCGCTACAGAGAGTTTTATCAGTGT gaTTTCGACATAGCCGGTCAATACGACGCCATGATACCAGATGCAGAGTGTCTGAAGATCGTCCATGAAATTCTTAGTGAGCTGGAGCTCGGAGATTTCCGCATTAAG GTCAACGACAGGCGCATCCTGGATGGGATGTTTGCGGTTTGTGGAGTTCCAGATGACAAGTTCCGCACCATCTGTTCAACTGTGGATAAGCTGGATAAG ATGCCCTGGGAGGATGTGAAGAAGGAGATGGTGAACGAAAAGGGCTTGTCTGAGGAGGCTGCAGACCAGATAGGGGAGTACGTCAGCCTGCAAG GGGGAATGGACCTGGCAGAGCGCCTCCTACTGGACCCCAGGATGTCCCAGAGTAAGCAGGCCTGTACTGGCCTGTCAGACATTAAGCTTCTGTTCAGCTacctgcagctcttccaggtCACAGACAGG GTAGTGTTTGATCTCAGTTTGGCCCGTGGGCTGGATTATTATACCGGAGTCATTTATGAGGCGGTGCTGACTCAGGCTGgcgtggccccagtgtccagcGATGCCCCGAACGGGGCAGAGGAAAGCGTCAGCGTGGGGAGTGTGGCCGGAGGGGGCCGATACGATGGCCTGGTGGGCATGTTTGACCCCAAGGGCAGGAAGGTGCCGTGTGTGGGAGTCAGCATCGGCATCGAAAGGATCTTCTCCATCATGGAGCAGAAGGCTGAG GCATCAGCAGAGAAGGTCCGTACTACAGAGGTTCAGGTCCTGGTGGCGTCTGCTCAGAAGAACCTGCTAGAGGAGAGACTCAGGCTTGTCACTGAACTCTGGAATGCTGGCATTAAG GCTGAGGTGATGTACAAGAAGAACCCCAAACTGCTGAGTCAGCTTCAGCTCTGTGAGGAGACAGGGATCCCCCTGGTTGCCATACTGGGAGAACAGGAGCTGAAGGATGGAGTGGTCAAATTGCGAGTGGTGGCCACCAGAGAGGAG GTTGATATATCCCGATCTGATCTCATTGGTGAGATCAAGAGAAGAACCTCTGAGGCATGA